A single genomic interval of Pyrus communis chromosome 5, drPyrComm1.1, whole genome shotgun sequence harbors:
- the LOC137733417 gene encoding receptor-like protein EIX2 codes for MQGEGNRCFKLFHASIIVVLILFQCCNLSLSFEVNISSGGAGHRDIAKVPKVMRCIDREREALLAFKQGLVDSNNLLSSWGSEAQKQDCCASWQGVYCDEYTGHVVKLDLQDHSLGGQISSQVGNLTHLQYLNLVHNDFASVANLNSWLPHLSSLTYLSLSSINLSNSSDWLEAINMLPKLTNLSLSFCGLHSPLIHSSTFFNINSSKSLAHVDLSSNQLTSSIFLWLSNYNASLVHLDLSDNQIEGGIPQSFSRLCNLQALKLSSNTLSGQLSRLVQTLMSTCPDQNSFEILYLSDNLLSGSIPNVTNFSSLKELLLSRNQLSGTIPESIGQMPKLENIDLGENALEGVVSESHFSNLSKLTYLDLSFNSLNLNFNSNWVPPFQLDYINLRSCTIGPHFPKWLQTQKNYLSLDISNTGISDILPSWFWDKLSHDGFLTSMNLSLIDMDLSNNQIRGKIPNSRFEFPSSYPPSMNLSWNQLEGPIPSFLSKASSLDLSNNKLSELTSFLCPVKVSYLGFLDVSSNYLYEELPDCWMHFEHLAFLDLSYNALFGKIPATMGSLFSIQTLKMNKNGFVGELPSSLKNCTRLVVFDVGENNLSGLIPEWLGIGLPKLAILILRSNHFYGSIPLQLCNLKHLQILDLSINNISESIPKCFNNLTNLAEIGNLNLTVRHEYRVNVNEHGPVSYKNGFIRLNPKRYYDDEVSLIWKRTMSKYKSTQGLVKSIHLSSNRIAGEIPNEITDLFGLVSLNLSRNNLTGQITPEIGKLALLQSLDLSSNQIYGGIPPRLLQIYGLGVLDLSNNNLSGKIPMGSQLQTYEPSSFDGNLLLCGIPLQQCPEEQPEEHPDEHPDQVEKKDGFITTGFYVSLALGFVVGFWGICGSLIFIKSWRYTYHKFLNYVYDWLYVRVALIRRRRMVDG; via the coding sequence ATGCAGGGTGAAGGAAATAGGTGCTTCAAACTATTTCATGCTTCAATAATTGTGGTCCTAATTTTGTTTCAATGTTGCAACCTTTCCCTATCCTTTGAAGTCAATATTTCTTCAGGAGGGGCTGGCCACAGGGATATTGCTAAGGTGCCGAAGGTGATGAGGTGCATAGACAGGGAAAGGGAAGCACTCCTTGCTTTCAAACAAGGCCTCGTGGATAGCAACAATCTCCTCTCTTCGTGGGGAAGCGAAGCCCAAAAACAAGATTGTTGTGCATCATGGCAGGGAGTCTATTGTGATGAATATACTGGTCACGTTGTCAAACTTGATCTCCAGGACCATTCTCTTGGTGGTCAAATATCAAGTCAGGTTGGAAATCTTACTCACTTGCAATATCTCAATCTCGTCCACAATGACTTTGCTAGTGTTGCAAATCTTAATTCATGGCTCCCTCACCTTTCATCGTTAACCTATTTGAGTCTCAGTTCGATCAATCTCAGTAATTCTTCTGACTGGTTGGAAGCAATTAATATGCTCCCTAAACTTACAAACTTGTCATTGTCTTTTTGTGGTCTTCATTCTCCTCTTATTCATTCCAGTactttttttaacataaattcttCAAAATCTCTTGCTCATGTTGACCTCAGTTCCAACCAActtacttcttcaatatttttatgGTTGTCAAACTACAATGCCAGCCTTGTTCATCTTGACCTCTCTGACAACCAAATTGAGGGAGGGATTCCGCAATCTTTTTCCAGGTTATGTAATCTGCAAGCATTGAAACTTTCCAGCAACACTTTGAGTGGACAGCTTTCCAGGTTGGTTCAAACATTAATGTCTACATGCCCTGATCAGAACTCATTTGAGATTCTGTACCTCTCAGACAATCTTCTTTCTGGATCAATTCCTAATGTCACAAACTTTTCATCATTGAAAGAATTATTGCTCTCTAGAAATCAATTGAGTGGAACAATACCTGAAAGTATTGGGCAAATGCCTAAGCTCGAGAATATCGACCTTGGAGAGAATGCTCTAGAGGGGGTGGTTTCAGAAAGCCACTTCTCCAATCTCTCCAAATTAACTTATTTGGATTTGTCCTTCAACTCACTAAATTTAAACTTCAATTCTAATTGGGTTCCTCCTTTCCAATTGGATTACATAAATTTGCGATCTTGCACAATAGGTCCGCATTTTCCAAAATGGCTTCAAACTCAGAAAAATTATTTATCTCTTGATATTTCAAATACAGGAATTTCTGATATCCTTCCAAGTTGGTTTTGGGACAAGCTGTCTCATGATGGTTTTTTGACTAGTATGAATCTCTCTCTGATTGATATGGATCTCTCCAACAACCAAATTAGAGGAAAAATTCCAAATTCAAGATTTGAGTTTCCCTCATCTTACCCTCCTAGCATGAATTTGAGTTGGAACCAATTGGAAGGTCCAATCCCTTCATTCCTTTCCAAAGCGTCATCTCTAGATCTCTCCAACAACAAGCTTTCAGAGTTAACTTCTTTCTTGTGTCCAGTCAAGGTTAGTTATTTAGGCTTTCTTGATGTCTCAAGCAATTATTTATATGAAGAACTTCCTGATTGTTGGATGCATTTTGAACATCTAGCCTTTCTAGATTTGAGTTACAATGCTCTCTTTGGGAAAATTCCTGCCACAATGGGCTctttattttcaattcaaacactGAAGATGAACAAGAACGGATTTGTTGGAGAATTGCCTTCATCCTTGAAGAATTGTACAAGGCTCGTGGTCTTTGATGTTGGAGAAAATAATTTATCAGGGTTAATACCTGAATGGTTAGGGATTGGACTTCCAAAGTTGGCTATCCTTATCCTCCGTTCTAATCACTTCTATGGAAGCATTCCGTTGCAGTTGTGTAATCTGAAACACCTTCAAATTTTGGATCTCTCGATAAACAATATCTCCGAAAGTATACCTAAATGCTTCAACAATTTGACTAATTTGGCTGAAATAGGAAATTTAAATCTAACCGTCAGGCATGAGTATCGCGTTAACGTCAATGAGCATGGTCCAGTCAGTTATAAGAATGGCTTCATCCGTCTCAACCCAAAGCGTTATTATGATGACGAAGTATCCTTGATATGGAAACGCACAATGTCCAAATACAAAAGTACTCAGGGGCTTGTAAAGAGTATTCATCTATCGAGCAATCGAATAGCTGGGGAGATTCCTAATGAAATTACTGATCTTTTTGGGTTGGTTTCTTTAAACCTATCAAGAAACAATTTAACAGGTCAAATAACTCCAGAGATTGGGAAGTTGGCTTTGCTACAATCCCTCGATTTGTCAAGCAACCAAATTTATGGAGGAATTCCACCAAGGCTTCTTCAGATTTATGGTCTTGGTGTCTTGGACTTGTCAAACAACAACCTGTCTGGAAAAATTCCCATGGGGTCTCAGCTCCAAACCTATGAGCCCTCTAGTTTTGATGGGAATCTTCTGCTTTGTGGAATTCCACTTCAACAGTGTCCAGAGGAGCAACCAGAGGAGCATCCAGATGAGCATCCAGATCAAGTTGAAAAGAAGGATGGGTTTATAACAACTGGATTTTATGTGAGTTTAGCGCTTGGATTTGTTGTTGGATTTTGGGGAATTTGTGGGAGTTTGATATTCATCAAGTCATGGAGATACACATACCACAAGTTCTTGAACTATGTATACGATTGGCTTTATGTGAGGGTAGCGTTGATAAGACGACGAAGAATGGTTGATGGATAA
- the LOC137733418 gene encoding DEAD-box ATP-dependent RNA helicase 8 — translation MNSNRGRYPPGIGAGRGGGMNANPAFQSRPPHQQQYVQRNLLPNHHHQQQYFQQQQQHQQHQQQQQQQQQWLRRGQLGGSTSADSAVDEVEKTVQSEAVDPSSQDWKARLKIPAPDTRFRTEDVTATKGNEFEDYFLKRELLMGIYEKGFERPSPIQEESIPIALTGSDILARAKNGTGKTAAFCIPALEKIDQDNNVIQVVILVPTRELALQTSQVCKELGKHLQIQVMVTTGGTSLKDDIMRLYQPVHLLVGTPGRILDLAKKGVCILKECSMLVMDEADKLLSPEFQPSVEQLIRFLPSHRQILMFSATFPVTVKDFKDRYLQKPYVINLMDELTLKGITQFYAFVEERQKVHCLNTLFSKLQINQSIIFCNSVNRVELLAKKITELGYSCFYIHAKMLQDHRNRVFHDFRNGACRNLVCTDLFTRGIDIQAVNVVINFDFPKNSETYLHRVGRSGRFGHLGLAVNLITYEDRFNLYRIEQELGTEIKQIPPHIDQAIYCR, via the exons ATGAACAGTAATAGAGGTAGGTACCCTCCGGGGATCGGAGCTGGGAGAGGCGGCGGCATGAATGCGAACCCTGCATTCCAGTCTCGGCCGCCGCATCAGCAGCAGTATGTACAGAGGAACCTTTTGCCGAACCATCATCACCAGCAGCAGTACTTTCAACAGCAGCAACAACACCAACAGCATcaacagcagcaacaacagcaaCAGCAATGGCTCAGGAGAGGCCAGTTGGGTGGGAGTACAAGTGCTGATTCGGCCGTTGATGAGGTGGAAAAGACCGTGCAGTCGGAAGCTGTTGACCCAAG TTCGCAAGATTGGAAAGCGAGATTAAAGATTCCAGCACCTGATACACGTTTCAGAACAGAG GATGTAACTGCAACAAAAGGAAATGAGTTTGAGGACTATTTTCTGAAACGTGAGCTGCTGATGGGAATATACGAGAAGGGATTTGAAAGACCATCTCCTATTCAGGAAGAAAGTATTCCAATTGCTTTAACCGGTAGTGATATTCTTGCTAGAGCTAAAAATGGAACGGGAAAGACAGCTGCTTTTTGCATCCCTGCCTTGGAAAAAATTGATCAAGATAACAATGTAATACAAG TTGTTATTCTTGTTCCAACTCGTGAGTTAGCTCTTCAAACGTCACAAGTCTGTAAGGAGCTAGGGAAGCATTTACAAATTCAAGTTATGGTTACAACCGGAGGTACCAGCTTAAAGGATGATATCATGCGTTTATATCAACCAGTTCACTTACTTGTTGGAACTCCTGGAAGGATTTTAGATCTTGCAAAGAAAGGTGTTTGCATCTTGAAAGAATGTTCCATGCTTGTTATGGATGAG GCTGATAAACTTTTGTCCCCTGAATTTCAACCTTCAGTAGAGCAGTTGATCCGCTTCTTACCTTCACATCGACAGATTTTGATGTTTTCAGCTACATTTCCTGTTACCGTCAAGGACTTTAAGGATAGGTATCTGCAAAAACCTTATGTTATCAATCTTATGGATGAGCTTACTCTAAAGGGTATTACACAATTTTATGCCTTTGTCGAGGAGAGACAGAAAGTCCACTGCCTAAACACCCTTTTCTCTAAG CTTCAAATAAACCAGTCAATCATATTCTGTAATTCTGTGAATCGGGTAGAATTGTTGGCCAAGAAAATAACAGAACTCGGCTATTCGTGTTTTTATATCCATGCAAAGATGCTGCAAGACCATCGTAACAGAGTATTTCATGACTTCCGTAATGGTGCATGCAGAAATCTTGTTTGTACTG ATCTTTTTACAAGAGGAATAGATATTCAAGCTGTTAATGTTGTCATTAACTTTGATTTTCCGAAGAACTCAGAGACATATCTTCACAGG GTTGGTCGATCTGGAAGGTTTGGACACCTTGGTTTAGCTGTGAATTTGATCACCTATGAGGACCGTTTCAACTt GTATAGAATTGAGCAAGAACTTGGCACTGAGATAAAGCAAATTCCTCCCCATATTGATCAGGCAATTTATTGCCGGTGA